The Chlorocebus sabaeus isolate Y175 chromosome 6, mChlSab1.0.hap1, whole genome shotgun sequence genome has a segment encoding these proteins:
- the KLK11 gene encoding kallikrein-11 isoform X1 — MQRLRWLQDWKSSGRGLAAAKEPGARPSPLQAMRILQLIMLALATGLVGGETRIIKGFECKPHSQPWQAALFEKTRLLCGATLIAPSWLLTAAHCRKPRYIVHLGEHNLQKQDGCEQTRIATESFPHPGFNNSLPNKDHRNDIMLVKMASPAFITWAVRPLTLSSRCVTAGTSCLISGWGSTSSPQLRLPHSLRCANITIIEHQKCENAYPGNITDTMVCASVQEGGKDSCQVSGQGLGLQPHPHPIPNFNDIFTDIHNLIPNLNPPPPATPNPSLPLFPFLISAQTSAPSSFPAPTSPNSFLSLTPSFIPPIIPALSPNLSPFPVPPHPQPRPHS, encoded by the exons AGGAACCTGGGGCCCGCCCCTCCCCCCTCCAGGCCATGAGGATTCTGCAGTTAATCATGCTTGCTCTGGCGACAG GGCTCGTAGGGGGAGAGACCAGGATCATCAAGGGGTTCGAGTGCAAGCCTCACTCCCAGCCCTGGCAGGCAGCCCTGTTCGAGAAGACGCGGTTGCTCTGTGGGGCGACCCTCATTGCCCCCAGCTGGCTCCTGACAGCAGCCCACTGCCGCAAGCC CCGCTACATAGTTCACCTGGGGGAGCACAACCTCCAGAAGCAGGATGGCTGTGAGCAGACCCGGATAGCCACTGAGTCCTTCCCCCACCCCGGCTTCAACAACAGCCTCCCCAACAAAGACCACCGCAATGACATCATGCTGGTGAAGATGGCGTCGCCAGCCTTCATCACCTGGGCTGTGCGACCCCTCACCCTCTCCTCACGCTGCGTCACCGCTGGCACCAGCTGCCTCATTTCCGGCTGGGGCAGCACGTCCAGCCCCCAGT TACGCCTGCCTCACAGCTTGCGATGTGCCAACATCACCATCATTGAGCACCAGAAGTGTGAGAACGCCTACCCCGGCAACATCACAGACACCATGGTGTGCGCCAGCGTTCAGGAAGGGGGCAAGGACTCCTGCCAGGTCAGCGGGCAGGGCCTGGGTCTCCAACCACACCCCCATCCCATCCCCAACTTCAATGACATCTTTACCGACATCCACAATTTAATCCCCAACCTCAACCCGCCTCCCCCTGCAACTCCCAATCCATCTCTTCCCCTATTCCCATTTCTGATCTCAGCACAAACTTCAGCTCCATCCTCGTTTCCAGCTCCAACTTCCCCAAACTCGTTTTTGAGCCTAACCCCATCCTTTATcccacccataatcccagcctTATCGCCAAACCTATCACCATTCCCGGTGCCTCCCCATCCTCAGCCTCGGCCCCACTCCTAA
- the KLK11 gene encoding kallikrein-11 isoform X3, which produces MQRLRWLQDWKSSGRGLAAAKEPGARPSPLQAMRILQLIMLALATGLVGGETRIIKGFECKPHSQPWQAALFEKTRLLCGATLIAPSWLLTAAHCRKPRYIVHLGEHNLQKQDGCEQTRIATESFPHPGFNNSLPNKDHRNDIMLVKMASPAFITWAVRPLTLSSRCVTAGTSCLISGWGSTSSPQLRLPHSLRCANITIIEHQKCENAYPGNITDTMVCASVQEGGKDSCQGDSGGPLVCNHSLQGIISWGQDPCAITRKPGVYTKVCKYVDWIQETMKNN; this is translated from the exons AGGAACCTGGGGCCCGCCCCTCCCCCCTCCAGGCCATGAGGATTCTGCAGTTAATCATGCTTGCTCTGGCGACAG GGCTCGTAGGGGGAGAGACCAGGATCATCAAGGGGTTCGAGTGCAAGCCTCACTCCCAGCCCTGGCAGGCAGCCCTGTTCGAGAAGACGCGGTTGCTCTGTGGGGCGACCCTCATTGCCCCCAGCTGGCTCCTGACAGCAGCCCACTGCCGCAAGCC CCGCTACATAGTTCACCTGGGGGAGCACAACCTCCAGAAGCAGGATGGCTGTGAGCAGACCCGGATAGCCACTGAGTCCTTCCCCCACCCCGGCTTCAACAACAGCCTCCCCAACAAAGACCACCGCAATGACATCATGCTGGTGAAGATGGCGTCGCCAGCCTTCATCACCTGGGCTGTGCGACCCCTCACCCTCTCCTCACGCTGCGTCACCGCTGGCACCAGCTGCCTCATTTCCGGCTGGGGCAGCACGTCCAGCCCCCAGT TACGCCTGCCTCACAGCTTGCGATGTGCCAACATCACCATCATTGAGCACCAGAAGTGTGAGAACGCCTACCCCGGCAACATCACAGACACCATGGTGTGCGCCAGCGTTCAGGAAGGGGGCAAGGACTCCTGCCAG GGTGACTCCGGGGGCCCTCTGGTCTGTAACCACTCTCTTCAAGGCATTATTTCCTGGGGCCAGGATCCGTGTGCGATCACCCGAAAGCCTGGTGTCTACACGAAAGTCTGCAAATACGTGGACTGGATCCAGGAGACGATGAAGAACAATTAG
- the KLK11 gene encoding kallikrein-11 isoform X4 yields MQRLRWLQDWKSSGRGLAAAKEPGARPSPLQAMRILQLIMLALATGLVGGETRIIKGFECKPHSQPWQAALFEKTRLLCGATLIAPSWLLTAAHCRKPWVSLTSPNHVSPDLSSSNYRLSHRSRYIVHLGEHNLQKQDGCEQTRIATESFPHPGFNNSLPNKDHRNDIMLVKMASPAFITWAVRPLTLSSRCVTAGTSCLISGWGSTSSPQLRLPHSLRCANITIIEHQKCENAYPGNITDTMVCASVQEGGKDSCQGDSGGPLVCNHSLQGIISWGQDPCAITRKPGVYTKVCKYVDWIQETMKNN; encoded by the exons AGGAACCTGGGGCCCGCCCCTCCCCCCTCCAGGCCATGAGGATTCTGCAGTTAATCATGCTTGCTCTGGCGACAG GGCTCGTAGGGGGAGAGACCAGGATCATCAAGGGGTTCGAGTGCAAGCCTCACTCCCAGCCCTGGCAGGCAGCCCTGTTCGAGAAGACGCGGTTGCTCTGTGGGGCGACCCTCATTGCCCCCAGCTGGCTCCTGACAGCAGCCCACTGCCGCAAGCCGTGG GTGTCACTCACCTCTCCCAACCATGTCTCCCCCGACCTTTCCTCCTCCAACTACCGTCTCTCCCACCGCAGCCGCTACATAGTTCACCTGGGGGAGCACAACCTCCAGAAGCAGGATGGCTGTGAGCAGACCCGGATAGCCACTGAGTCCTTCCCCCACCCCGGCTTCAACAACAGCCTCCCCAACAAAGACCACCGCAATGACATCATGCTGGTGAAGATGGCGTCGCCAGCCTTCATCACCTGGGCTGTGCGACCCCTCACCCTCTCCTCACGCTGCGTCACCGCTGGCACCAGCTGCCTCATTTCCGGCTGGGGCAGCACGTCCAGCCCCCAGT TACGCCTGCCTCACAGCTTGCGATGTGCCAACATCACCATCATTGAGCACCAGAAGTGTGAGAACGCCTACCCCGGCAACATCACAGACACCATGGTGTGCGCCAGCGTTCAGGAAGGGGGCAAGGACTCCTGCCAG GGTGACTCCGGGGGCCCTCTGGTCTGTAACCACTCTCTTCAAGGCATTATTTCCTGGGGCCAGGATCCGTGTGCGATCACCCGAAAGCCTGGTGTCTACACGAAAGTCTGCAAATACGTGGACTGGATCCAGGAGACGATGAAGAACAATTAG
- the KLK11 gene encoding kallikrein-11 isoform X2: MQRLRWLQDWKSSGRGLAAARLVGGETRIIKGFECKPHSQPWQAALFEKTRLLCGATLIAPSWLLTAAHCRKPRYIVHLGEHNLQKQDGCEQTRIATESFPHPGFNNSLPNKDHRNDIMLVKMASPAFITWAVRPLTLSSRCVTAGTSCLISGWGSTSSPQLRLPHSLRCANITIIEHQKCENAYPGNITDTMVCASVQEGGKDSCQVSGQGLGLQPHPHPIPNFNDIFTDIHNLIPNLNPPPPATPNPSLPLFPFLISAQTSAPSSFPAPTSPNSFLSLTPSFIPPIIPALSPNLSPFPVPPHPQPRPHS; the protein is encoded by the exons GGCTCGTAGGGGGAGAGACCAGGATCATCAAGGGGTTCGAGTGCAAGCCTCACTCCCAGCCCTGGCAGGCAGCCCTGTTCGAGAAGACGCGGTTGCTCTGTGGGGCGACCCTCATTGCCCCCAGCTGGCTCCTGACAGCAGCCCACTGCCGCAAGCC CCGCTACATAGTTCACCTGGGGGAGCACAACCTCCAGAAGCAGGATGGCTGTGAGCAGACCCGGATAGCCACTGAGTCCTTCCCCCACCCCGGCTTCAACAACAGCCTCCCCAACAAAGACCACCGCAATGACATCATGCTGGTGAAGATGGCGTCGCCAGCCTTCATCACCTGGGCTGTGCGACCCCTCACCCTCTCCTCACGCTGCGTCACCGCTGGCACCAGCTGCCTCATTTCCGGCTGGGGCAGCACGTCCAGCCCCCAGT TACGCCTGCCTCACAGCTTGCGATGTGCCAACATCACCATCATTGAGCACCAGAAGTGTGAGAACGCCTACCCCGGCAACATCACAGACACCATGGTGTGCGCCAGCGTTCAGGAAGGGGGCAAGGACTCCTGCCAGGTCAGCGGGCAGGGCCTGGGTCTCCAACCACACCCCCATCCCATCCCCAACTTCAATGACATCTTTACCGACATCCACAATTTAATCCCCAACCTCAACCCGCCTCCCCCTGCAACTCCCAATCCATCTCTTCCCCTATTCCCATTTCTGATCTCAGCACAAACTTCAGCTCCATCCTCGTTTCCAGCTCCAACTTCCCCAAACTCGTTTTTGAGCCTAACCCCATCCTTTATcccacccataatcccagcctTATCGCCAAACCTATCACCATTCCCGGTGCCTCCCCATCCTCAGCCTCGGCCCCACTCCTAA